CGACACTGACAAATGCGACTGCGGGAGAGACAGATTCCACAAGGCTCGGGCCGTCAAGCGGCTGTGCTGCCGGTTCTGGAGGAAGCGACAAGCCGTGTGCGTTCAGGAACTCTCGGGCCTGATTTGAAGGGACACAGAATCCAACGCCTGAGACATCGACTCCCGACAAACGCGAAGATGCAATGCCGACCACGGAACCGTCAGAGCGGAAAACTGGCCCACCACTATTGCCGGGATTGACGGCAGCGTCGATCTGAAATTCTTCGGTTGTCGGATTCTGGACGATTCCCGAGACGGTACCTGTCGTGACTTTAATGCCGGTGCCGAGGAGCCTCGAGAGAGGGAATCCAATCACACGTACTTCCTGACCAAGTCGAACCTGACCCGAGTCCGCGAGTTTGACCGGATGCAGGTTTGTCGCTTCGACTTTCAGTAATGCGAGGTCTCGCACAGGGTCTGATGCAATCACCTGAGCGGGGTAGCTTCGGTTGCCGATTGTGACGTTGACGATCGTCGCGCGATCAACAACGTGAGCACAACTCAACAGGTGTCCTTCAGCCGTGATCACGAAAGCAGTTCCGCTTCCTTTCTCGGTTTCGACATTGTCCGAGATTTCCATGTCTCGCTGTTGAACGGTGTATGTCGAGCGACCGGTGATGACTTCTGTTCCGCTTTCGTGTTCCGCTCGAACCTCGAACTCAAATTGATAGTCGTCGGTGTCCGCAAACGTGAACCAGCCAGATTGATGTGCCAGCGTACTGTCGCTGGGCTGATTCGATTCGTCGTCTGCTCGCCGATCAGCAGGCCGATTTTCCTTGTCTCCATCTGAAACAGGTCGCTGTGACTGAGTGAGCGAGGTGTCGGTCGTCGCTTGAGGAATCGCAGGGGAAGCGTGAGTGATGGACTCTTCGGTCTCAGGAGTACGCGTAGGGCTGGAGGAATCGGAAACGGGTGCTGACGATGATTCTTCTGCGTTCGCGTCCGGGATTTCTGCAATGGAAGCGTCGTCGGCAAGCTTCGGCGATCTGTTGGAAACAACGGCATAGGCAATCACCGAAACGGCCAGTGCCATCACACAAGCTCCTGCCAGGAGAAAGAGTTGCAGTCGATCCGACTGGCTCTCTGAATGGTCATTGAAAGCTTGGCGTCGGTGAGTCGGAAGATCATCGTCGACCAGATATTCACCGCACTTCGGGCAGGTCGCGTCGCCGGCGAGGTTTTGTCCCGGTCGAAGGGAGTGAGTTGCGCGACAGAAGGGGCAGGTGATCCGATTTCGAGCCAAAAGAGCACCTCACGAGATGAGTGAGTTGTTGATTTGCACTGATGTCTTACAAATGTACTATTCAAAGAGATTGTTTCGCAAGGAGAACTTGTCTGTTTCCCCACTTTTGTCTGCAGTTGGAAGGGCCTACAATCAATCCTGAAAGGCAAACTTGTGGCGGGAGATCGTGTCGGCGAGTGTGTGATTTTCCCCGAGGAGGGCGGACACCGATGTCAGGTCGTCCCGATTTTTCCTCCTGATTGACGATCTTTGAGGTCGTTCACAATGAAACATTGAGTGATGACATGGCAGACGAAGTAGAACTTCTGGAAACTCTGAAACAGGTGATCGACCCGGAATTGATGATTAACATTGTCGACCTCGGTTTGATCTACGACATCGCCCAGGAGGAAGGTGTCGTCAACGTAAATATGACTTTGACCAGCCCAGCTTGTCCCGCCGGGCCTCAAATTGTTCAGCAGTCAAAAATGGCTCTCGAACAATTGGAGGACGTCGAGAAAGCAGAGATCAAACTCGTCATGTCCCCCCCGTGGTCTCCTGATCGGATGACCGATGATGCTCGTGATCAGTTAGGAATTTTCTAGATGAAACACAACGTAATCTGGCTGATGGCATTCTTCTCCACATGCTGTTTCCTGCAGTCCTGTGTCGCAGAAGAAAGCTCGCCGCCCAGCAAGTTTGAAGTGACCTCTCCACAATCACAGTCGGACCAGTCCGCGGACAACGAATCCGCACCGGCCGAATCAAAGGACGAAAACGTGTACAAGGTGAAATTTGAGACTTCCAAAGGGGATTTCGTTGTTGAAGTCCATCCTGACTGGGCTCCAAAAGGTGCAGAGCGATTTCGCGAATTGGTCGAAGCCAAGTTCTATGACGATGTCCGATTTTTCCGAGTCATCGATGGCTTCATGGCTCAGTTCGGAATCAGTGGTGATCCAGCCGTGATGACCAAATGGCGAGATTCTCCGATCGCAGATGATCCCAACAAGCAGTCCAACACTCGTGGCCGAATTACTTATGCCATGGCTGGCCCGAACACTCGAACATCGCAGCTGTTCATCAACTTCGGCGACAACTCATTCCTCGACAACCAGGGATTCTCTCCGTTTGGTGAAGTCGTGGAAGGGATGGAAGTCGTCGATTCGCTTTACGCCGAATACGGCGAAGGCGCACCGAGCGGACGTGGACCGAATCAGGGACGCATCCAGCAGGAAGGGAATGCTTATCTCAACGAGAAGTTCCCGAAGCTGGACTACATCAAGTCGGCGACAATCGTCGAGTAAGTGACTTGAGCAATGGAATGGCCATCACTGAGAGGTGATGGTCATTTTTTTCATCCTGTCGAAAATCATCGCGTGAGTGAAAATGGCGACCGCAACTTCCCATCCAGCCAAGGCGACTGAGTTCGTCAAGAATTCTGAACGAGCAGCATGGCACGACCGCACCTTATGGTTTGTGCGTGCAAAACGTGACAAGGCTGCCGAGTCCGTCCCGGAATGGGAAACGCTTCGCGAACGTGCTTCGCAGATCAAAAAGTACACGATGACCAACATGGCCGAACTGCTGGAGCAGTTTGAGCGACAGGCAAAGGCCAACGGCATTCAGGTTCACTGGGCTAAAGACGCAGCTGAACACAACGAGATTGTTCTCAAGCTTCTTCAGTCGCACGACGTGAAGAAAGTCGTCAAAAGCAAATCGATGCTGACGGAGGAATGTCACCTCAATCCGTTTCTCGAACGCAACGATATCGAGGTCGTCGATACCGATCTCGGTGAGTGGATTGTTCAGCTTCGGGAAGAGCCCCCCAGTCATATTGTGATGCCCGCGATTCATACCAAGCGGGAAGAAATTGGGGAGTTGTTTCATGAGAAGATCGGAACTGAAAAAGGTGCCACCGATCCTCAATATCTCACAGAAGCAGCTCGTCAGGAATTGAGACAGCGCTTTCTGGCAGCTGACGCAGGGATCACCGGTGTCAATTTCGCTGTCGCAGAAACGGGCGGAATTGTCGTCTGCACGAATGAAGGCAACGCAGACTTGGGAACGTCACTTCCGAAGCTGCACATCGCTTGCATGGGTATCGAGAAAGTGATTCCTCGCCAGAAGGATCTCGCCGTCTTTCTGAGGCTGTTGGCGCGCTCAGCCACGGGCCAGCCGATCACAACGTACTCCACGCACTTTCATGGGCCGCGTGAACCAGGATGTGAAATGCACATCGTTCTCGTGGACAATGGTCGCAGCGAGATTCTCGGAAGCGATGACTTCCGCCGTTCGCTGAACTGCATTCGCTGCGGCGCGTGCATGAATACATGCCCCGTCTATCGACGAAGCGGAGGCCACAGCTACAGCAACACGGTGCCCGGTCCTATTGGTTCGATTCTCGCACCATCACAAGACGCCCAAACACACTCAAGCCTCCCGTATGCTTGTTCGCTGTGTGGTTCTTGCAGCGATGTCTGCCCGGTCAAAATCAATCTTCACGAGCAGTTGTATACGTGGCGAAGTAAGCTCGTGTTGAAAGGCTTGCTACCGGTCTCGAAGAAGCTGCCGATGCAGGTTGCTGCCGGTGTCTTATCTCGACCATGGTTGTATCGACTCGCCGGAAGGTTTGGTCGATTTGCCTTGCGTTACCTGCCTCGGTTCATGATCTATAACCCGCTCAACGATTGGGGCAATCAACGCGAGCTTCCCGTGCCTCCCAAGCAGAGCTTCCGACAGCTCTACGAGCAGCGCAAGAAGAAGCGGTAGGCCGTCAATTCATTTGAACCAAGCGGTGAGGCACTCTTTCGATGGATCTCGAAAAAGTTTGTCCTGCGCGTTGCCGTGAATGTGTCCCTCGACGCATCGTACACAACCCGTAGTGAGGAAACGAAACGGGATACCATATGTGGTGTGGTGTCCGAAACTTGAGTCAAATTCCCTACAAGATCGGCAATTTGCTTTACAACCAGATTCCCCTGAGTTAGCCTTATTTCCTGTCAGGGTTGGCAGCGTGTTGGACACAAAATCAACCTTCGACCTGCGTTTGAAGAGTTCCACTGATTGGAATCAAAACCGCAGAAAGATTGAACGCCGAAAGTTCTAACAACGGAACGTTTCGGTCAGACGGAAACTTGGATTGGAATGGATTCCGATGCATCCGCATCTCGCGAACATTGATCACCTTCTTTGCGATCGATTTCTCCGCACAGATCAATGTGATGACCTTGGCTTGCAACCCCTTGGCTTGGTCTTGTCGCTCTCCCTCCCTTTCTTCATTCTCAATCTCTCGTTTCTCTCACGAACTTTCTGCTGTCGTCCAATCACACAGGCCGTTTCGATTTGGAGTTTGACTCAAGCCATCCCCGCGTGCGGGCGCGGTTGAGTTCCAGTTCGGAAAAGTCCCGGCAAGCGACCCTTGCTCCCACTGTTTGATTCGATACCACGACCCGGAAAAAGAGTTCCATCCAACTCATCAAGGAAGAGAAACCATGAACGACAAACCAATCATTGCAATCAATGCCGATTTCCGTGCCGCGAAAAGCGAGACGTTCTCTTTCTCATGGATGCACACTGGATACTACGATTCTGTCAGCAACAGCGGTGGCATTCCGATCATGTTGCCGCCCATGGCTGAAGATGATGACCTGCGTCGGATGCTGGAACAAGTTGATGGGCTTGTTCTGACCGGATGCAAACTTGACCTCGACCCGATTCGCCTTGGCTTTGATCCACACCCGGTCACACGAGCAATGCCTGCTCGTCGCGAAGACTTTGACCGCCGTCTGGCAAAGCTCGCATACGAAATGAAGATTCCTACACTTGCTATCGGATCGGGAATGCAAGTATTGAATCTGATCTGCGGAGGCACTCTCTTCCAACACGTCGCTGAAGATGTTTATCGTTCGTTGTGCCACCGAGATGCTGTCGAAAACTGCTTGCGACACGTGATCGAAATCGTTCCGGGAACGAAAATGGATTCGATCTACGGACCTGGTGAAATTCGCGTGAACAGTGATCATCACATGGCGATTGACCAACTGGCATCGGTCTTCCGTGCTTCAGCGACAGCGATGGATGGAGTCGTCGAAGCTTACGAATCAACTGATGACAACTGGTGGTGCCTCGGAACTCAGTTCCACCCGGAAAGTGAATCCGCGTCCGCTCTTGATCTGCAAGTCTTTGAAGCATTCATCGACGGTGCGAAAGAGCAGACCGCGACCGGCGTCGACATTCTTCAGTTCGACCAGACACGCCGCGTTGCTTGATCGATAAC
The sequence above is drawn from the Thalassoglobus sp. JC818 genome and encodes:
- a CDS encoding metal-sulfur cluster assembly factor, whose protein sequence is MADEVELLETLKQVIDPELMINIVDLGLIYDIAQEEGVVNVNMTLTSPACPAGPQIVQQSKMALEQLEDVEKAEIKLVMSPPWSPDRMTDDARDQLGIF
- a CDS encoding peptidylprolyl isomerase, whose translation is MKHNVIWLMAFFSTCCFLQSCVAEESSPPSKFEVTSPQSQSDQSADNESAPAESKDENVYKVKFETSKGDFVVEVHPDWAPKGAERFRELVEAKFYDDVRFFRVIDGFMAQFGISGDPAVMTKWRDSPIADDPNKQSNTRGRITYAMAGPNTRTSQLFINFGDNSFLDNQGFSPFGEVVEGMEVVDSLYAEYGEGAPSGRGPNQGRIQQEGNAYLNEKFPKLDYIKSATIVE
- a CDS encoding LutB/LldF family L-lactate oxidation iron-sulfur protein; the encoded protein is MATATSHPAKATEFVKNSERAAWHDRTLWFVRAKRDKAAESVPEWETLRERASQIKKYTMTNMAELLEQFERQAKANGIQVHWAKDAAEHNEIVLKLLQSHDVKKVVKSKSMLTEECHLNPFLERNDIEVVDTDLGEWIVQLREEPPSHIVMPAIHTKREEIGELFHEKIGTEKGATDPQYLTEAARQELRQRFLAADAGITGVNFAVAETGGIVVCTNEGNADLGTSLPKLHIACMGIEKVIPRQKDLAVFLRLLARSATGQPITTYSTHFHGPREPGCEMHIVLVDNGRSEILGSDDFRRSLNCIRCGACMNTCPVYRRSGGHSYSNTVPGPIGSILAPSQDAQTHSSLPYACSLCGSCSDVCPVKINLHEQLYTWRSKLVLKGLLPVSKKLPMQVAAGVLSRPWLYRLAGRFGRFALRYLPRFMIYNPLNDWGNQRELPVPPKQSFRQLYEQRKKKR
- a CDS encoding gamma-glutamyl-gamma-aminobutyrate hydrolase family protein, with amino-acid sequence MNDKPIIAINADFRAAKSETFSFSWMHTGYYDSVSNSGGIPIMLPPMAEDDDLRRMLEQVDGLVLTGCKLDLDPIRLGFDPHPVTRAMPARREDFDRRLAKLAYEMKIPTLAIGSGMQVLNLICGGTLFQHVAEDVYRSLCHRDAVENCLRHVIEIVPGTKMDSIYGPGEIRVNSDHHMAIDQLASVFRASATAMDGVVEAYESTDDNWWCLGTQFHPESESASALDLQVFEAFIDGAKEQTATGVDILQFDQTRRVA